The proteins below come from a single Chryseobacterium capnotolerans genomic window:
- the dnaA gene encoding chromosomal replication initiator protein DnaA, with product MDDNLMMIWQKCLQFMRDNLNAAEDNSDLKKLEKSFDMLFDKVQPLSLVSNNLTLIVPSDFYKEYIEDNYLSLLSAALKKNVGKGVKLWYSVMENRPKGEEKPVTMNMKGQSVPTPKTQETMPQGFSANIVNPFVVPGIRKVNIDSNLKPDYSFDSYVEGESNKFAATVARSIAKRPGATAFNPLFLYGGYGVGKTHLGQAVGLEVKNQFPDKVVLYLSSEKFIQQFISAAKAHKQTEFANFYQMVDVLIIDDIQFLSGKSATQDSFFHIFDHLHQNGKQIILTSDKAPADIMDIQDRIVSRFKWGLSAEIKSPDLSTRRQIIEDKLSRDGIVLPGDMLDFLAVETKTNVRELIGVINSVIAYSTVYKRDLSLELLKETINRIAANQKKVINIPYIQEVVCDYFGIKKEQLLSKTRKREIALPRQLAMYFSKEFTNSTFTKIGEEMGGKDHSTVMYACDTIKDVSKIDKEIKKYVKDLTERIKQ from the coding sequence ATGGATGACAATTTAATGATGATATGGCAGAAGTGCCTTCAGTTTATGCGCGATAACTTGAACGCAGCTGAAGATAATTCTGACCTGAAAAAACTTGAAAAATCTTTCGATATGTTATTTGATAAGGTACAGCCACTTTCATTAGTGTCTAATAACCTTACATTGATCGTACCGAGCGATTTTTACAAGGAATATATAGAGGATAACTACTTGTCCTTACTTTCTGCTGCCCTGAAGAAAAATGTAGGAAAAGGAGTTAAATTATGGTACTCTGTAATGGAGAACAGACCAAAAGGTGAAGAAAAACCGGTTACCATGAATATGAAGGGACAAAGTGTTCCTACTCCAAAAACACAGGAAACAATGCCACAAGGATTCTCAGCTAATATTGTAAACCCTTTTGTGGTCCCTGGAATTAGAAAAGTAAATATTGATTCTAATCTGAAACCAGATTATTCTTTTGATAGCTATGTAGAAGGAGAAAGCAATAAATTTGCTGCTACTGTAGCAAGATCTATTGCAAAGAGACCAGGAGCTACGGCATTCAACCCATTATTCTTATATGGAGGTTATGGAGTTGGGAAAACACACTTAGGCCAGGCAGTTGGTCTTGAAGTAAAGAATCAGTTTCCGGACAAAGTAGTTCTTTACTTATCTTCAGAAAAATTCATCCAGCAGTTTATTTCTGCTGCGAAAGCACATAAGCAGACAGAGTTTGCGAACTTCTATCAAATGGTAGATGTACTGATTATTGATGATATTCAGTTCTTATCAGGAAAATCGGCCACTCAGGACAGTTTTTTCCATATTTTTGATCACCTGCATCAAAACGGAAAGCAAATCATCCTTACTTCAGATAAAGCCCCTGCGGATATTATGGATATTCAGGATAGAATTGTTTCCCGTTTCAAATGGGGACTTTCTGCGGAAATCAAATCTCCGGATTTATCTACAAGAAGACAGATCATTGAAGATAAACTAAGCAGAGATGGAATTGTACTTCCAGGAGATATGCTTGACTTCCTTGCTGTTGAAACGAAAACCAACGTAAGAGAATTAATTGGGGTTATCAACTCGGTAATTGCATATTCTACAGTATATAAGAGAGATCTAAGTCTTGAATTATTAAAAGAAACCATCAACAGAATTGCAGCCAACCAAAAGAAGGTGATCAATATTCCTTACATCCAGGAAGTGGTATGCGATTACTTTGGAATCAAAAAAGAGCAGCTTCTGTCTAAAACAAGAAAAAGAGAAATCGCTTTACCAAGACAATTGGCGATGTATTTCTCAAAAGAGTTTACCAATTCTACATTCACTAAAATTGGTGAAGAAATGGGTGGAAAAGACCACTCTACGGTAATGTATGCTTGTGATACCATCAAAGATGTATCAAAAATTGATAAAGAAATCAAGAAATACGTTAAAGACCTTACCGAAAGAATCAAGCAGTAA
- a CDS encoding nuclear transport factor 2 family protein yields MKKLLLLLVLSFNFSFAQTKDETEIRKVMNDFMESIKTRNESQYLSLFQEPVLWTGIYKDRTQAKRLEKNPKAEYYFADDYKAFIKGFKDDKSEEKFDNIKIVEDGAIASANFDYSFWYDGKMENWGKEIWTLMKINGIWKITSVTFSMDLAKYFPQPSLNERTKK; encoded by the coding sequence ATGAAAAAACTGTTATTATTACTTGTACTTAGCTTTAATTTCTCTTTTGCTCAAACCAAGGATGAAACAGAAATTCGTAAAGTAATGAATGACTTTATGGAAAGTATTAAAACAAGAAACGAATCCCAATATCTGTCCTTATTTCAGGAACCAGTACTCTGGACGGGAATTTATAAAGACAGAACACAGGCGAAACGTCTGGAGAAAAATCCCAAGGCAGAATATTATTTTGCTGATGATTATAAAGCTTTCATCAAAGGCTTTAAAGACGATAAGTCTGAAGAAAAATTTGACAATATTAAAATCGTTGAAGATGGAGCCATAGCTTCTGCCAATTTCGATTACAGTTTTTGGTATGACGGTAAAATGGAAAACTGGGGCAAAGAAATCTGGACATTGATGAAGATTAACGGAATCTGGAAAATAACCTCTGTAACCTTCTCCATGGACCTTGCAAAATACTTCCCACAACCATCATTAAACGAAAGAACTAAAAAATAA
- a CDS encoding low molecular weight protein-tyrosine-phosphatase, giving the protein MKILMVCLGNICRSPLAEGIMKTKVPENFMVDSAGTISMHEGEHPDKRAIKTAAHHNIDISRQRSRPITRSDYETFDKIYCMDTSVYKDVMAKALNEEERKKISLFLDVLENRKNAEVPDPYWGDMKDFENVFQLLDKGCDAIRNQILIT; this is encoded by the coding sequence ATGAAAATCCTGATGGTTTGCCTCGGAAATATATGCCGAAGCCCTTTAGCAGAAGGAATTATGAAAACAAAAGTGCCGGAAAACTTTATGGTAGATTCTGCTGGAACTATTTCTATGCATGAAGGAGAACATCCGGATAAAAGAGCCATTAAAACTGCAGCCCATCACAATATTGATATTTCCAGACAGAGATCAAGACCTATCACAAGAAGTGATTATGAAACTTTTGATAAGATCTATTGTATGGATACCAGTGTCTATAAAGATGTTATGGCTAAAGCTCTCAATGAAGAAGAAAGAAAAAAAATATCATTATTCCTGGATGTATTGGAAAACCGCAAAAATGCTGAGGTTCCGGATCCTTATTGGGGAGATATGAAAGATTTTGAAAATGTTTTCCAGCTTTTGGATAAAGGATGTGATGCTATCAGAAACCAAATCCTAATAACATAA
- the pheA gene encoding prephenate dehydratase, with protein sequence MKIAFLGPHASFTQLAAAQLFPDDELLPQASILDCFGAVENGEALKAVVPLENSIEGTVSMTLDYLYKTPSIKIEAEAVMPIAHHLMIHPDNSIEEIERIYSHPQALAQSFHFLDTHYKEVPKQDFSSTAAAAKFVSENKDSKIAAVANQFAANLYGLKIINRNIQDFEQNHTRFIVISKLQNRYDNSQLETLGEKSGMLITLPEDHPGGLHQVLSVFAWRKMNLSKIESRTLKTGLGNYFFFINVEGPWEDVLHGNALKELESINADVDFLGNYKEFLLES encoded by the coding sequence ATGAAGATTGCATTTTTGGGGCCTCATGCCAGCTTTACCCAGCTTGCTGCCGCACAGCTTTTTCCTGATGATGAGCTTTTACCACAAGCCAGCATCCTAGACTGTTTTGGAGCAGTAGAGAACGGAGAGGCGCTTAAAGCCGTTGTTCCTTTGGAAAATTCCATAGAAGGGACCGTATCAATGACGCTGGATTATTTGTATAAGACACCGTCTATTAAAATTGAAGCAGAAGCAGTAATGCCTATCGCCCACCATCTTATGATTCATCCTGACAATTCTATTGAGGAAATAGAAAGGATTTACTCACACCCGCAAGCACTGGCTCAGAGTTTCCATTTTTTAGATACTCATTACAAAGAAGTTCCCAAGCAGGATTTTTCTTCTACTGCTGCTGCTGCTAAATTTGTTTCTGAAAACAAAGATTCTAAAATTGCTGCGGTTGCCAATCAGTTTGCTGCTAATTTATATGGTTTGAAAATCATCAATCGTAATATCCAGGATTTTGAACAAAACCATACCCGTTTTATTGTTATATCAAAGCTGCAAAACCGATATGATAACAGCCAGCTTGAAACCCTGGGAGAAAAATCCGGAATGCTGATAACCCTTCCTGAAGATCACCCGGGAGGACTGCACCAGGTTTTGTCTGTTTTTGCATGGAGAAAGATGAACCTCAGCAAAATTGAATCCAGAACATTAAAGACCGGATTGGGCAATTATTTCTTCTTTATTAATGTAGAAGGTCCTTGGGAAGATGTACTTCACGGAAATGCTTTAAAAGAACTCGAATCCATCAATGCAGATGTTGATTTCCTTGGAAATTATAAAGAATTCCTTTTAGAAAGCTAA
- a CDS encoding DUF2339 domain-containing protein, whose product MNEYLAVILIVIIAIIFNNLNTKIRKLEKEVSDLNSRINKKIVQPETPQEATSVEENITPSQTPIYEPQREILTSNENPEHSSIIQKDWLNPIFEFLKQNILTVIGIFTLVLGIGYFVKYAIDKNWIGETARAGIGLFTGAIIILTGHFLRKNYKTFASIITGGGIAVLYFTITIAFREYHLFTQNTAFIITSVITAISIALSYNYKSEILIIFSLIGGFTAPLMISTGESNYLFLFTYLTLLNIGMLVAAFLQHWKSVGWTALIFTSIYLFYWTVDQPALLSITFYLISYIIFYIFALQDYFRKNELSVPDILMLAFINGSSIIGLTYIFNELQYEPVIIFPLIFACVNAILLFREYGKRNFGTSFSVFAGITVSLITIAAALQFKAHLITSVWAIETTLLLFIWKKTGHKIFKTCFHILFPLVIFAQLITWCEYFNAKSLSIIFNPVFLTSLVTIVSIGINLYLLKSTSKKAETETNPFF is encoded by the coding sequence ATGAATGAGTATCTTGCGGTTATCCTGATTGTGATCATTGCCATTATTTTCAACAACCTGAATACTAAGATCAGGAAACTTGAAAAAGAGGTATCAGATCTTAACTCCAGAATCAATAAAAAGATTGTACAACCTGAGACACCCCAGGAAGCAACCTCTGTTGAAGAAAATATTACCCCATCTCAAACACCCATCTATGAACCTCAAAGGGAAATTCTAACTTCAAATGAAAACCCGGAACATTCCTCCATCATTCAAAAAGACTGGCTTAATCCCATTTTTGAATTTTTAAAGCAAAATATCCTTACTGTTATTGGTATTTTCACTTTAGTATTAGGAATAGGCTATTTTGTAAAATATGCCATTGATAAAAACTGGATCGGAGAAACTGCAAGAGCGGGAATTGGCCTTTTTACCGGAGCAATTATAATACTTACAGGACATTTTCTCAGAAAGAACTATAAAACATTCGCATCTATCATTACCGGAGGAGGAATTGCTGTTTTATATTTTACCATCACCATTGCTTTCAGAGAATATCATCTTTTTACCCAAAATACAGCATTTATCATTACTTCAGTAATTACTGCTATTTCTATCGCCTTATCTTATAATTACAAAAGTGAAATTCTAATCATCTTTTCATTGATAGGCGGTTTCACAGCTCCTCTGATGATTAGCACAGGAGAAAGCAACTATTTATTTCTTTTTACTTACCTTACCCTCTTAAATATCGGGATGCTTGTTGCCGCCTTTCTTCAACACTGGAAAAGTGTTGGCTGGACAGCACTTATCTTCACCAGCATTTATCTTTTTTATTGGACTGTGGATCAGCCTGCACTTTTAAGCATTACTTTTTATCTTATCAGCTATATTATTTTCTACATTTTCGCCCTTCAGGATTACTTCAGAAAAAATGAGCTTTCTGTACCGGACATTTTAATGCTTGCTTTTATTAATGGCTCAAGCATCATAGGACTTACTTACATCTTCAATGAATTACAGTATGAACCTGTCATTATATTTCCACTTATTTTCGCTTGCGTAAATGCCATTCTCCTTTTCAGGGAATATGGAAAAAGAAATTTCGGGACTTCTTTCTCTGTTTTCGCAGGAATAACGGTCAGCCTGATTACAATAGCTGCGGCTTTACAGTTTAAAGCCCATCTTATTACCAGTGTTTGGGCTATAGAAACCACCCTGCTTCTTTTTATTTGGAAAAAAACAGGGCATAAAATTTTCAAAACATGTTTTCATATTCTTTTTCCATTAGTCATTTTCGCTCAGCTTATTACATGGTGTGAATATTTCAATGCCAAAAGCCTTAGTATTATATTCAATCCTGTATTTCTCACCAGCCTGGTAACGATTGTTTCCATTGGGATCAATTTATATTTATTAAAGAGCACCAGTAAAAAAGCAGAAACAGAAACCAATCCTTTTTTTTGA
- a CDS encoding NAD(P)H-hydrate dehydratase, translating into MIAGGSYGKIGAAVLAAKSALKTGAGLTFTLAPQCGYEILQTSCPEAMFIEGGMKFIKDFDIEKGMTIGIGPGLGTHEETKKGLSNFLKDNQSPLILDADALNIISEDQKKLQLIPQKSIITPHPKEFERLFGKTQNSFERLELAREKAKELHIYIVLKDHHTQVVTPEGNVYYNLTGNAGLAKGGSGDILTGILTSLLAQGYPEKETCILGVWLHGKAADFAAEKHSKESMLPTDVINELGNVFIELNRRAEGML; encoded by the coding sequence GTGATTGCAGGTGGGAGTTATGGAAAGATAGGAGCTGCGGTATTGGCTGCAAAATCAGCCTTGAAAACAGGTGCCGGACTTACCTTTACATTGGCTCCTCAATGTGGATATGAAATATTACAAACCTCTTGTCCTGAAGCCATGTTTATAGAAGGAGGAATGAAATTTATTAAGGATTTTGATATTGAGAAGGGTATGACTATAGGAATTGGCCCCGGCTTGGGAACGCATGAAGAAACGAAAAAAGGACTTTCGAATTTCCTTAAAGATAACCAAAGTCCATTAATATTGGATGCTGATGCGTTGAATATAATTTCTGAAGATCAGAAAAAGCTTCAGCTTATTCCTCAAAAATCTATTATAACACCCCATCCCAAAGAATTTGAAAGACTGTTTGGGAAGACGCAAAACTCTTTTGAAAGATTAGAATTAGCGAGAGAAAAAGCTAAAGAACTCCATATTTATATTGTATTAAAAGATCATCATACACAAGTGGTGACTCCTGAAGGAAATGTTTATTATAATCTGACAGGAAATGCCGGACTTGCCAAAGGGGGAAGTGGTGATATCTTGACTGGGATTCTGACCTCACTTCTGGCACAAGGGTATCCTGAAAAAGAGACTTGTATCCTGGGAGTCTGGCTCCATGGGAAAGCGGCTGATTTTGCAGCAGAAAAACATTCAAAAGAGTCTATGCTTCCTACAGATGTAATTAACGAATTGGGAAATGTCTTTATTGAATTAAATAGGAGAGCAGAAGGAATGCTATGA
- a CDS encoding replication-associated recombination protein A, which translates to MNQNIPLAEKLRPKTLDEVLGQEHLTGEKGTIRKMIENNTLNSLIFWGPPGTGKTTMAEIISESSGRKFYKLSAVSSGVKDVRDVIEDAKKQNLFSGKSPILFIDEIHRFNKSQQDSLLHAVEKGWIVLIGATTENPSFEVVSALLSRSQVYILKALSYEKLEELIDIASERYNKDEGTDFVILEKEALIQYSGGDARKLINSVELVLNQYKNTDTKEIINSDVLEVLQETMALYDKNGEQHYDIISAFIKSMRGSDPNGAVYWLARMLVGGEDIKFIARRMLILAAEDIGLANPNALVIANNCFQAINVIGNPEARILLSETAVYLAVSPKSNSAYMAINEAMALVKQTGNLPVPLHLRNAPTKLMKDLDYGKEYKYAHSYEGNFVDQDFLPQEIKEVKLYEPGNNATEKKIYEELKKKWGSKY; encoded by the coding sequence TTGAATCAAAATATTCCATTAGCCGAGAAATTGAGACCCAAAACCCTGGATGAAGTTTTGGGGCAGGAACATCTTACCGGTGAAAAAGGGACGATCAGGAAAATGATCGAAAACAACACCCTGAATTCCCTGATCTTTTGGGGACCTCCGGGAACAGGAAAAACCACGATGGCAGAAATTATTTCTGAAAGTTCAGGAAGGAAATTTTATAAGCTTTCCGCTGTGTCTTCCGGAGTGAAAGATGTTCGTGATGTGATTGAAGATGCTAAAAAGCAGAATTTATTTTCCGGGAAATCTCCCATTTTATTTATTGATGAAATTCATCGTTTCAATAAATCTCAGCAGGACTCACTGCTGCACGCTGTAGAAAAAGGCTGGATTGTTTTGATAGGAGCTACAACAGAAAATCCAAGTTTTGAAGTCGTTTCCGCTTTATTATCCAGAAGTCAGGTGTATATTCTGAAAGCTTTAAGCTATGAGAAACTGGAAGAACTTATTGATATTGCATCTGAAAGATATAATAAAGATGAAGGAACTGATTTTGTCATTCTTGAAAAAGAAGCACTTATCCAGTACTCTGGTGGAGATGCCAGAAAACTCATTAATTCTGTAGAACTGGTTTTGAATCAGTATAAAAATACAGATACCAAGGAAATCATCAATTCGGATGTGTTGGAAGTTCTCCAGGAGACCATGGCCTTGTATGATAAGAATGGAGAGCAGCATTATGATATCATTTCTGCTTTTATCAAGTCGATGCGCGGAAGTGATCCTAACGGAGCTGTATATTGGCTGGCAAGAATGCTTGTTGGAGGTGAAGATATTAAGTTTATTGCAAGAAGAATGCTCATTCTGGCGGCGGAAGATATAGGGCTGGCCAATCCTAATGCATTGGTTATTGCCAATAACTGTTTTCAGGCTATTAATGTGATTGGAAATCCCGAGGCAAGAATTCTTCTAAGTGAAACAGCTGTATATCTCGCGGTTTCTCCTAAGAGTAATTCGGCATATATGGCTATTAACGAAGCAATGGCTTTGGTGAAACAAACGGGGAATTTGCCTGTGCCTCTTCATTTAAGAAATGCACCTACCAAACTCATGAAGGATCTGGATTATGGAAAAGAATATAAATATGCCCATTCCTATGAAGGTAATTTTGTAGACCAGGATTTTCTTCCTCAGGAGATCAAAGAGGTGAAACTGTATGAGCCTGGAAATAACGCTACAGAAAAAAAGATCTACGAAGAACTAAAGAAGAAGTGGGGAAGTAAATATTAA
- a CDS encoding DUF962 domain-containing protein translates to MRKVDLLFAEYSKSHRNATNKFIHWFCVPLIFCSILGFISLIPSPHFCISYFGCISIVSLVAVALISLYYLRLSLLIGITMILIMLLAEHLIYLTNISLGKQSWILYLGIFVITWIFQFIGHKIEGKKPSFLKDIQFLLIGPIWLLGFILKKTGIRY, encoded by the coding sequence ATGAGAAAGGTTGATTTATTATTTGCAGAATATAGTAAGAGCCATAGAAATGCAACTAACAAGTTCATTCATTGGTTTTGTGTGCCTTTAATCTTTTGTTCCATCCTCGGGTTCATTTCCCTTATTCCTTCACCGCATTTCTGTATTTCCTATTTTGGATGTATCAGTATTGTAAGTTTGGTTGCTGTAGCCCTGATAAGTTTATATTACTTAAGATTGTCCTTATTAATTGGAATCACTATGATTTTAATTATGCTTTTGGCAGAGCATCTTATCTATCTTACCAATATCAGCCTTGGCAAACAATCCTGGATACTTTATCTTGGTATTTTTGTCATTACATGGATCTTCCAGTTTATCGGGCATAAGATTGAAGGAAAGAAACCTTCTTTCCTTAAGGATATCCAGTTTTTGCTGATTGGACCCATTTGGCTGCTAGGTTTTATTCTCAAAAAAACAGGAATCAGATATTAA
- the yidD gene encoding membrane protein insertion efficiency factor YidD, with translation MVILIKFYQWFISPLLPKNCRYEPTCSHYMIESLQVHGIFKGFWLGFKRILRCHPWGGSGYDPVPPKHKHQ, from the coding sequence ATGGTAATTTTGATAAAATTTTACCAATGGTTCATCTCGCCCTTACTTCCTAAAAATTGCCGTTACGAGCCTACATGCTCTCATTACATGATAGAGTCATTACAGGTTCATGGCATATTCAAAGGGTTCTGGCTGGGATTTAAAAGGATCTTAAGGTGTCATCCGTGGGGAGGAAGCGGCTATGACCCTGTTCCGCCAAAACACAAGCATCAATAA
- a CDS encoding SAM-dependent methyltransferase: MLFLLPAYLSENTSITHFAPVIKEYIMQTDYFFVENEKTARKVVKFFAPEKKQADLKLFLLDKYTENADIKEAQQLMLKGQDFGLLSEAGLPCIADPGNLMVKWCHEKNIRVVPISGPSSIILALISSGFNGQEFTFNGYLPIDKGEKKKQIQHLESLVQKTGYSQIFMETPYRNNQLIEDLTKFLSPNTKLCIAANINDPEHEFISTKTIKDWQKQKPELHKVPAVFVLGK, translated from the coding sequence ATGCTTTTTTTACTCCCTGCTTATTTATCAGAAAATACTTCTATTACTCATTTTGCTCCTGTTATAAAAGAATATATCATGCAAACGGACTATTTCTTCGTAGAAAATGAAAAAACGGCCAGAAAGGTCGTTAAATTTTTTGCTCCTGAAAAGAAGCAAGCAGACCTAAAGCTCTTTTTGCTAGATAAGTATACGGAAAACGCAGATATTAAGGAAGCTCAACAGCTGATGCTGAAAGGGCAGGACTTCGGATTGCTTTCAGAAGCAGGATTGCCGTGTATTGCAGATCCTGGAAATCTGATGGTGAAATGGTGCCATGAGAAAAACATTCGTGTAGTTCCTATTTCAGGACCTTCATCTATTATTTTAGCTTTAATATCAAGTGGATTTAACGGCCAGGAATTTACTTTTAACGGGTATCTTCCGATTGATAAAGGTGAGAAAAAGAAACAGATTCAGCATCTGGAGAGTTTGGTACAGAAAACAGGATATTCCCAGATCTTTATGGAAACTCCATACAGAAATAATCAGCTTATTGAAGATCTTACAAAATTTTTATCACCCAATACCAAGCTTTGTATTGCGGCCAATATCAATGATCCTGAACATGAATTTATCAGTACAAAAACGATAAAAGACTGGCAGAAACAAAAACCGGAACTCCATAAAGTTCCTGCTGTATTCGTACTGGGAAAATAA
- a CDS encoding DUF4349 domain-containing protein, with the protein MRTILLLFLFLAFINCSKSGGGDHSVNADLAEMIIEDKAPPPPSSISEKTSSGATSTPGLKQIDTISRKIIKNGEMKIQVGDIKQTQNRVNEILKKNNAYIQKEEFQNTDINDNLNLTVRVPHQNFDGLINSFSDGIGSVLSKNISSDDVTEEYTDVSIKLANKKIYLEKYREMLKGAATTKDMLEIQEKIRALEDEIDIAEGRLRFIDDRVNYSTLELTLYKEKVRSSATSKIGFGSRFIDSLTEGWNSFVAFILGIISFWPFFLIVPLVIFLWKKWKKRKP; encoded by the coding sequence ATGAGAACGATACTGTTACTTTTTCTTTTTCTTGCCTTTATCAATTGCAGCAAGTCTGGTGGTGGTGATCATTCAGTTAATGCTGACCTTGCAGAAATGATAATAGAAGATAAAGCTCCACCTCCTCCTTCATCCATTTCTGAAAAGACCTCTTCTGGCGCAACATCCACTCCTGGTTTAAAACAAATAGATACCATTTCCAGAAAAATTATTAAAAACGGAGAAATGAAAATCCAGGTGGGAGATATTAAACAAACTCAAAACAGGGTGAATGAAATCCTGAAAAAAAATAACGCTTATATTCAAAAAGAAGAATTCCAAAATACAGATATCAATGATAATCTGAATCTGACGGTCAGAGTTCCCCATCAAAATTTTGATGGTCTTATTAATTCATTTTCAGATGGTATAGGCTCAGTTTTATCAAAAAACATCTCATCAGATGATGTTACCGAAGAGTATACTGATGTATCGATCAAGCTGGCTAACAAAAAAATATATCTCGAAAAATACAGAGAAATGCTTAAAGGTGCGGCAACCACTAAAGATATGCTGGAAATTCAGGAAAAGATCCGCGCCTTGGAAGATGAGATTGACATTGCTGAGGGAAGACTGCGCTTTATTGATGACCGAGTGAATTACAGCACTTTAGAGTTAACTTTATATAAAGAAAAAGTAAGAAGTTCTGCAACGTCTAAAATTGGATTCGGAAGCCGATTTATAGATTCCCTGACAGAAGGCTGGAACAGTTTTGTAGCCTTTATATTAGGAATTATTTCCTTCTGGCCTTTCTTTTTGATAGTTCCTCTGGTTATTTTTCTATGGAAAAAATGGAAAAAGAGAAAACCGTAA
- a CDS encoding DUF2339 domain-containing protein, whose translation MIYTAILLEIIYHINSLPWPAIANVALLYSICYIFILLIFRKKLSIANDLQTGLIYLFFFLIMINISTVTSSVVTAILSKQLHSSFYIVHTLQWIPFLYLSLKIIPDTKFHQSKISYWIISLAFIVSISFELHHLYVLTLSPDAADSYTVKNHFNILYLPIIWTILASIFIYTGLRKNIQEYNKVGFALIGLMVLKLYGYDVWQMDNISRISAFIVLGVILLLSSFTFQRLKNVIKNMVDNKEKKDENQDL comes from the coding sequence GTGATCTACACTGCTATACTTCTTGAAATCATTTATCATATCAATAGTTTGCCTTGGCCTGCAATAGCCAATGTAGCATTATTGTACAGCATTTGTTATATCTTCATCTTATTAATTTTCAGAAAAAAATTGAGTATTGCCAACGATCTCCAAACGGGATTGATCTACCTTTTCTTTTTCCTTATTATGATTAATATTTCTACTGTTACCTCATCAGTAGTTACTGCCATTTTATCAAAACAGCTTCACAGCAGTTTCTATATTGTACATACTCTTCAATGGATCCCATTCCTATATCTATCTTTAAAAATAATTCCTGACACAAAATTCCACCAATCAAAAATATCATATTGGATCATTTCTCTGGCGTTCATTGTTTCCATAAGCTTTGAGCTTCATCATCTGTATGTATTAACTTTATCTCCTGATGCAGCAGATTCTTATACGGTAAAAAATCATTTCAATATTCTTTATCTGCCAATCATTTGGACCATTCTGGCCAGTATATTTATTTATACAGGATTAAGAAAAAACATCCAGGAATACAACAAAGTTGGTTTTGCTTTGATCGGCTTAATGGTTTTAAAATTGTACGGGTATGATGTCTGGCAAATGGACAATATTTCAAGAATCAGTGCTTTCATTGTTCTTGGAGTGATCCTGCTGTTAAGTTCATTTACTTTTCAGCGCCTTAAGAATGTGATCAAAAATATGGTTGACAATAAAGAAAAAAAGGATGAAAATCAGGATTTATAA
- a CDS encoding acyl-CoA thioesterase: MIHTTHSIRVRYAETDPMKYVYYGNYAQYFEVGRVELFRNIGISYDEIENQGIWLPVSDYKIKYIRPALYDQKLEIHTYVKKIPGVRIEFEYEIYNEEHIKITEASTTLFFLDAKTNKIIKCPDFLMNMIEANWKEPSDSNL; the protein is encoded by the coding sequence ATGATACACACAACACACTCAATACGAGTACGTTACGCTGAAACTGACCCAATGAAATATGTATATTACGGTAACTACGCTCAGTACTTTGAAGTGGGCCGGGTTGAGCTCTTCAGAAACATAGGAATTTCATACGATGAAATTGAAAACCAAGGAATTTGGCTGCCCGTTTCGGACTACAAAATTAAGTATATCCGCCCAGCTTTGTATGATCAAAAACTAGAAATTCATACTTATGTAAAAAAAATTCCCGGTGTAAGAATTGAATTTGAGTATGAAATTTACAATGAAGAGCATATTAAAATCACCGAGGCCTCCACTACCCTTTTCTTCTTAGATGCCAAAACCAATAAGATTATCAAATGTCCAGACTTTCTGATGAACATGATCGAAGCGAACTGGAAAGAACCGTCAGATAGCAACTTATAA